A genomic window from Candidatus Palauibacter scopulicola includes:
- a CDS encoding alpha/beta hydrolase, with translation MKAGAEDAMETVRRTPFRLAPPGADLRGDYWSTARPAGGASPAYGTSLADDAAIVVCHGFKGFKDWGFFPHLCERLAERTGIPVVSFNFDGSGVRDSDFDDLEAFSHNTFSRELWDLEAILDGLASGRLGDVRVVPATRFGLLGHSRGGATCILKAGLRSQVRALVTWASISSVTRYESFADRWDAGETVIIPNARTKQDMPLERNVLDDMRANRERLDVLASAASLRIPVTVVHGTADESVPFSDAWRIADAVGDLARLVGVEGGTHTFQAGHPFAGTTPQLDEAIDASVELFTRALKRDE, from the coding sequence ATGAAGGCTGGCGCTGAAGACGCGATGGAGACCGTGAGGCGCACCCCGTTTCGACTTGCGCCGCCGGGCGCGGACCTGCGCGGCGACTACTGGTCGACCGCTCGGCCCGCCGGCGGCGCTTCCCCCGCGTACGGCACTTCCCTCGCAGATGACGCGGCGATCGTCGTCTGCCACGGCTTCAAGGGGTTCAAGGACTGGGGCTTCTTCCCCCATCTCTGCGAACGACTCGCGGAGCGGACCGGGATCCCCGTCGTCTCCTTCAACTTCGACGGCTCCGGCGTGCGCGACTCGGACTTCGATGACCTGGAGGCCTTCAGCCACAACACCTTCTCACGCGAACTGTGGGACCTGGAGGCCATCCTCGATGGACTCGCGAGCGGTCGGCTCGGAGACGTCAGGGTTGTCCCGGCCACGCGCTTCGGCCTGCTCGGACACAGCCGGGGCGGCGCGACCTGCATCCTGAAGGCGGGCCTCCGGTCGCAGGTCCGGGCACTCGTCACGTGGGCCTCGATCTCGTCGGTCACCCGCTACGAGAGCTTCGCCGACCGGTGGGACGCCGGGGAAACCGTGATCATCCCCAACGCGCGCACGAAGCAGGACATGCCGCTCGAGCGAAATGTGCTCGACGACATGCGCGCGAACCGGGAGCGCCTCGACGTGCTCGCCAGCGCCGCGAGCCTGCGGATTCCGGTCACCGTGGTGCACGGGACAGCCGACGAGTCCGTGCCCTTCAGCGACGCCTGGCGGATCGCCGACGCGGTGGGTGACCTCGCGCGGCTCGTCGGGGTAGAAGGGGGTACGCACACGTTCCAGGCGGGACACCCGTTCGCGGGGACGACACCGCAACTCGACGAGGCGATCGACGCCTCGGTCGAACTGTTCACGCGCGCGCTGAAACGAGACGAATGA
- a CDS encoding metal-sulfur cluster assembly factor, with the protein METKDTGDTRDPMDGMGSADEASGVAPEIEEQVRTALRTVTDPELGINIVDLGLVYDVEVEEGEAKVTMTLTSPGCPAGGQILGGAKDAAETVDGVEEAVVSLVWKPFWTPERIDPAVRAMMGF; encoded by the coding sequence ATGGAAACGAAGGATACGGGGGATACGAGGGATCCGATGGACGGCATGGGCTCGGCGGACGAGGCGTCGGGGGTGGCGCCCGAGATCGAGGAGCAGGTGCGGACGGCGCTTCGCACCGTGACGGATCCCGAACTCGGAATCAACATCGTGGACCTCGGGCTCGTGTACGATGTCGAGGTCGAGGAGGGCGAGGCGAAGGTCACGATGACGCTGACGAGCCCCGGCTGCCCCGCGGGCGGACAGATTCTCGGGGGCGCGAAGGACGCGGCGGAGACGGTGGACGGGGTGGAGGAGGCGGTCGTGAGCCTCGTGTGGAAGCCGTTCTGGACGCCCGAGAGGATCGATCCGGCCGTGCGGGCGATGATGGGCTTCTGA
- a CDS encoding DoxX family protein translates to MLGGRNPGLGLAILRVVIGLIFVMHGAPKLAGGIEGTAVFLGSIGIPLSGVAAWGIALAETLGGACLIAGLFVTPFSLLLAAHMVAGIFLVHLANGFYVVGPGQGGYEFNLLLIAALLTLVLAGSGIATARSLFTSDVEVVID, encoded by the coding sequence ATGCTCGGTGGCAGAAACCCCGGTCTCGGTCTGGCCATCCTCCGCGTGGTGATCGGTCTGATCTTCGTGATGCACGGCGCGCCCAAGCTGGCCGGCGGCATCGAGGGCACCGCGGTCTTCCTCGGATCGATCGGAATCCCGCTCTCCGGGGTCGCCGCGTGGGGGATCGCGCTCGCCGAGACCCTGGGCGGCGCGTGCCTGATCGCGGGCCTGTTCGTGACGCCCTTCTCACTGCTCCTCGCCGCGCACATGGTGGCGGGGATCTTTCTGGTACACCTGGCCAACGGCTTCTACGTCGTGGGCCCGGGCCAGGGAGGCTACGAGTTCAACCTGCTCCTGATCGCCGCCCTGCTGACCCTCGTGCTGGCCGGATCCGGGATCGCGACGGCCAGGAGCCTCTTCACGAGCGACGTAGAGGTCGTCATCGACTGA
- a CDS encoding cob(I)yrinic acid a,c-diamide adenosyltransferase, producing the protein MKIYTKGGDGGETGLLGGARVPKDDARVAAYGTVDELNAAIGVALALDPAAATLRDSRPALRAVQEDLFTIGARLAAANPGRLLRKGTISALSADRIDALEAWIDALDAELPALEAFVLPGGSPLAAQLHVARTVCRRAERGVTALLDEQPDLAEVVVPYINRLSDLLFTLARATNRRAGRDDAMWLPQRQRDEAG; encoded by the coding sequence TTGAAGATATACACGAAAGGCGGGGATGGAGGGGAGACCGGTCTCCTCGGGGGCGCACGGGTCCCGAAGGACGACGCGCGGGTCGCGGCGTACGGCACCGTCGACGAACTCAACGCCGCGATCGGGGTGGCGCTCGCCCTCGACCCGGCCGCCGCGACGCTCCGCGATTCCCGGCCGGCACTCAGGGCTGTTCAGGAGGACCTGTTCACGATCGGGGCCCGCCTCGCCGCCGCCAATCCCGGCCGGTTGCTGCGGAAGGGAACGATTTCCGCGCTCTCCGCCGACCGGATCGACGCGCTGGAGGCCTGGATCGACGCGCTGGACGCCGAGCTTCCCGCGCTCGAGGCCTTCGTTCTGCCTGGCGGGTCGCCCCTCGCCGCGCAGTTGCACGTCGCGCGCACGGTCTGCCGGCGGGCGGAGCGGGGCGTCACCGCCCTCCTCGACGAGCAGCCGGACCTCGCCGAAGTCGTCGTCCCCTACATCAACCGGCTCTCCGACCTGCTGTTCACCCTCGCCCGGGCCACGAACCGGCGCGCCGGCCGCGACGATGCGATGTGGCTGCCCCAGCGCCAGCGGGATGAAGCGGGATGA
- a CDS encoding nuclear transport factor 2 family protein — MRKLGVTSLLAAAMLVAPAYAAAQDDAEAGAVAAVQALFDAMAARDGDAIRGLLTAGATFVATAETPDGVQVRESTGAEFAASIGQPGPALLERMWDPHVMIEGPIAVVWTPYDFHVDGEFSHCGIDAVSLVHSSDGWRISSIAYTRETENCEPSPLGPPGG; from the coding sequence ATGAGAAAGCTCGGAGTGACGTCGCTTCTCGCCGCGGCGATGCTCGTCGCGCCCGCGTACGCCGCCGCACAGGATGACGCCGAAGCGGGGGCGGTCGCGGCGGTGCAGGCGTTGTTCGACGCCATGGCGGCCCGCGACGGCGATGCGATCCGCGGCCTGCTGACCGCGGGCGCCACCTTCGTGGCAACGGCAGAGACCCCGGACGGGGTACAGGTCCGGGAGAGCACCGGCGCCGAGTTCGCGGCCTCCATCGGTCAGCCCGGCCCCGCCCTGCTCGAACGGATGTGGGATCCGCACGTGATGATCGAGGGTCCGATCGCCGTCGTGTGGACGCCGTACGACTTCCACGTGGACGGCGAGTTCAGCCACTGCGGCATCGACGCGGTCAGCCTCGTGCACTCGAGCGACGGCTGGAGGATCTCGAGCATCGCCTACACGCGCGAAACGGAGAACTGCGAGCCGAGCCCGCTCGGCCCCCCGGGCGGTTGA
- a CDS encoding multicopper oxidase family protein — protein MPRGTISRPGGRLARRLAAGAVFQAVLWLGGAPASGQQHAGHMMATDSMGAVWRMPPQPIPMPMMLPGLMGAVPAVTPYLPDPGHDPAMLPEAVLREVVEMADGDTLRLEAGFVRRTIGMRTFTMYGFNGQYPGPLIRVPQGAEIIVLFTNHIDLPTAVHWHGLRLENEFDGVPGLTQDPVEPGESFMYRVYFPDAGLYWYHPHHREDIQQDLGLYGNMVVDAPAPDYYGPANGEDFLMLDDLLVDEGGLFPWGREAAVQTLMGRFGNQLLVNGEPRWEATVRRGEVRRLYLTNVANTRTFNLVLEGAEMKLVGADVSKFERESFVSNVVLAPAQRYIVDARFDEPGTYALLNPIQAIDHFNGRFYPQTDTLGIVTVLDEPVAEDHGDAFATLREHADVIEDIDRYRAEFNRPVDHEIELTARVGDLPSDIVAVMAIDTLYFPPVEWTDAMPMMNYLSTSENLTWIMRDTRTGKENGDIDWRFTEGDILKIRIHNLRRSFHPMQHPIHIHGQRFLILSRDGVPSDNLAWKDTMVIPVGSTFDILLEASNSGRWMAHCHIAEHLEAGMSMVFTVDPG, from the coding sequence ATGCCGCGCGGTACGATCAGCAGACCGGGCGGGCGGCTGGCCCGTCGCCTTGCCGCCGGCGCGGTCTTCCAGGCGGTCTTGTGGCTGGGCGGCGCACCGGCATCGGGGCAGCAGCACGCGGGCCACATGATGGCGACGGACAGCATGGGGGCCGTGTGGCGCATGCCGCCGCAGCCGATCCCGATGCCGATGATGCTTCCGGGTCTGATGGGCGCGGTCCCTGCGGTGACTCCGTATCTGCCCGACCCCGGCCACGACCCCGCGATGCTCCCGGAGGCGGTCCTCCGCGAGGTCGTGGAGATGGCCGACGGCGACACGCTCCGCCTCGAGGCCGGGTTCGTCCGGCGCACGATCGGGATGCGAACCTTCACGATGTACGGCTTCAATGGACAGTACCCCGGGCCCCTCATCCGCGTCCCGCAGGGCGCGGAGATCATCGTCCTGTTCACGAATCACATCGACCTGCCGACGGCGGTCCACTGGCACGGCCTGCGGCTCGAGAACGAGTTCGACGGCGTGCCCGGCCTCACCCAGGACCCGGTCGAGCCGGGCGAGTCGTTCATGTACCGGGTCTACTTCCCCGACGCCGGCCTCTACTGGTATCACCCGCACCACCGCGAGGACATCCAGCAGGACCTGGGCCTGTACGGGAACATGGTCGTCGACGCGCCCGCGCCGGATTACTACGGCCCGGCGAACGGCGAGGACTTCCTCATGCTCGACGACCTGCTCGTCGATGAGGGGGGACTCTTTCCCTGGGGACGCGAAGCCGCCGTGCAAACGTTGATGGGCCGGTTCGGGAACCAGTTGCTCGTGAACGGCGAGCCGCGCTGGGAGGCCACGGTCCGCCGTGGCGAGGTCCGCCGGCTCTATCTCACGAACGTCGCGAACACGCGCACCTTCAACCTCGTCCTGGAGGGCGCGGAGATGAAGCTGGTGGGGGCGGACGTGAGCAAGTTCGAGCGCGAGAGCTTCGTCTCCAACGTCGTCCTCGCCCCCGCCCAGCGGTACATCGTCGACGCGCGTTTCGACGAGCCCGGCACGTACGCGCTCCTCAACCCGATCCAGGCCATCGACCACTTCAACGGCCGCTTCTATCCGCAGACGGACACGCTCGGGATCGTCACCGTCCTCGACGAGCCGGTCGCGGAGGACCACGGGGACGCGTTCGCCACGCTGCGCGAACACGCGGACGTCATCGAGGACATCGACCGTTACCGCGCCGAGTTCAACCGCCCCGTCGACCATGAGATCGAACTCACGGCACGCGTGGGGGACCTGCCCAGCGACATCGTCGCCGTGATGGCGATCGACACGCTGTACTTCCCGCCCGTCGAATGGACGGACGCGATGCCGATGATGAACTACCTCTCCACGTCGGAGAACCTGACGTGGATCATGCGCGACACGCGCACAGGGAAGGAGAACGGGGACATCGACTGGCGCTTCACGGAAGGGGACATCCTCAAGATCCGGATCCACAACCTGCGCCGCTCGTTCCACCCCATGCAGCACCCGATCCACATCCACGGGCAGCGCTTCCTGATTCTCTCGAGGGACGGGGTGCCGTCGGACAATCTCGCCTGGAAGGACACGATGGTGATCCCGGTCGGGTCGACGTTCGACATCCTGCTCGAGGCCTCCAACTCTGGCCGCTGGATGGCGCACTGCCATATTGCGGAACATCTGGAGGCCGGCATGTCCATGGTGTTCACGGTGGACCCCGGCTAG
- a CDS encoding multicopper oxidase domain-containing protein codes for MKPERLSRRDWLKLGAAGVAGVSGATVLDLASRGGAAAALAASGALPREPGTADAAAGSHAAHQEAMGIVGMPGPDGPFDPAAFLTDFDYGEVTTRADGRVVRRWQMVALDREIEIAPGVFFPAWTYNGQVPGPTLRCTEGDILQVEFTNAGSHPHTIHFHGTHPPEMDGFEPIVEPGQRFTYEFEAKPFGLHLYHCHTMPLKRHIHKGLYGTFIVDPPEGREPAREMVMVMNAFDSNLDGDNEVYAVNTSAFYYHHHPVRVGVDDLCRIYLVNTTEFDLINSFHLHAGMFKVFRTGTRPDQYELTDTIMLCQGERHVLEFRLEHPGMHMFHAHQSEFAELGWMGFFEAVERLAAGEGVPVGPAPRDV; via the coding sequence GTGAAGCCGGAGAGGTTGAGTCGGCGCGACTGGCTGAAGCTTGGTGCGGCGGGGGTTGCCGGCGTATCGGGCGCGACGGTGCTGGATCTTGCCTCCCGGGGCGGCGCGGCTGCGGCGCTGGCGGCCAGCGGCGCCTTGCCGCGCGAGCCGGGAACGGCTGACGCCGCGGCGGGCTCGCACGCGGCGCACCAGGAGGCGATGGGGATCGTCGGCATGCCCGGGCCCGATGGGCCGTTCGATCCGGCGGCCTTCCTGACCGACTTCGATTACGGAGAGGTCACGACCCGGGCCGATGGGCGCGTCGTGCGCCGCTGGCAGATGGTGGCGCTCGACCGGGAGATCGAGATCGCGCCCGGCGTCTTCTTCCCGGCGTGGACCTACAACGGGCAGGTGCCCGGCCCGACGCTGCGTTGCACCGAGGGGGACATCCTCCAGGTCGAGTTCACGAACGCGGGCTCGCACCCCCACACCATCCACTTCCACGGCACGCACCCGCCGGAGATGGACGGTTTCGAGCCGATCGTGGAGCCGGGGCAGCGTTTCACCTACGAGTTCGAGGCGAAGCCATTCGGCCTCCACCTGTACCACTGCCACACGATGCCGCTCAAGCGGCACATCCATAAGGGTCTGTACGGGACGTTCATCGTCGATCCGCCCGAAGGCCGGGAGCCGGCGCGGGAGATGGTCATGGTGATGAACGCGTTCGACAGCAACCTGGACGGCGACAACGAGGTGTACGCGGTCAACACATCGGCGTTCTACTACCACCACCATCCCGTGCGCGTGGGCGTGGATGACCTGTGCCGCATCTATCTCGTGAACACGACCGAGTTCGACCTCATCAACTCGTTCCACCTGCACGCGGGCATGTTCAAGGTGTTCCGGACCGGCACCCGGCCGGACCAGTACGAACTCACGGACACGATCATGCTGTGCCAGGGGGAGCGGCACGTCCTCGAGTTCCGGCTCGAGCACCCCGGCATGCACATGTTCCACGCCCACCAGAGCGAGTTCGCGGAACTGGGGTGGATGGGCTTCTTCGAGGCGGTCGAGCGGCTCGCCGCCGGAGAGGGCGTGCCTGTAGGCCCCGCGCCGCGCGATGTCTGA
- a CDS encoding FxsA family protein, with the protein MLLRLFLLFTIVPVVELALLIRIGGLLGLGPTLLLVMGTGFAGAWLARREGLRGWLAVRDELQGGALPGESLVHALLILVAGIVLITPGVITDIAGILLLIPPVRRRLIARVRDRLSAQIERGTIQVMSGSGGGFSGLYGNFGARPGTGGAGRGRGPRSSRREIIIEESEPDGD; encoded by the coding sequence ATGCTCCTGCGGCTCTTCCTGCTGTTTACGATCGTCCCCGTCGTGGAGCTTGCGCTCCTCATTCGAATCGGCGGCCTGCTCGGGCTCGGGCCGACGCTCCTGCTCGTCATGGGGACGGGGTTCGCCGGCGCGTGGCTGGCGCGGCGCGAAGGTCTTAGGGGCTGGCTGGCCGTCCGTGACGAGCTCCAGGGCGGCGCGCTTCCGGGCGAATCGCTCGTCCATGCGCTCCTGATCCTCGTCGCGGGCATCGTGCTCATCACCCCGGGTGTTATTACGGACATCGCCGGGATCCTGCTGCTCATCCCGCCGGTGAGGCGGCGCCTCATCGCCCGGGTCCGGGATCGGCTCAGCGCCCAGATCGAGCGCGGCACGATCCAGGTGATGAGCGGATCGGGCGGCGGGTTCAGCGGCCTGTACGGCAACTTCGGCGCGCGCCCCGGGACCGGCGGAGCGGGTCGCGGCCGCGGGCCGCGGTCTTCGCGGCGGGAGATCATCATCGAGGAGAGCGAGCCGGACGGCGACTGA
- a CDS encoding carbohydrate kinase family protein yields MSARPRLLVVGSPSLDLLHLGGRSVRSAGGAGLYTALAAQRVGADVTVVAPRPDPMPAELDPADRILDWRGPPVPPSALPHFEIEYFPDGRTVYRRAVRGSEGDIRYGDIPDAGPGAFAYVVPLLDPELQLGFARRLAEAGVRVGCGTYAPGIRAHREVVSRVVEASHYFFCNEEEAGLLFGSLDQVAVPPGRVVFVTRGPRGARVVLGDHSIDVPAPEVEEVDPTGAGDTFCGTALAQVAAGDHPAIAARVAAACAAQTVTGIGPAPLLADGPPPTVPRDARVRLDGDRIRRVAAVIATAPEAAAFAFTGPDFPEPGDPAALDFFFAGTVQQFGFWHEREGRYREPMIASLGGRALKGSDYLWATYLRWAREAPDALTPAGQAILDDAAFDRHLRDDGGGNPLPAGALHPGCARAYGRDMLGLGLTPASLLAEANVTERPLARFLARLDAVGGYKEDPWRKKSALLAAILSQRPERFLRLGEAEDVPPIVDYHCQRSCLRLGVVSVDDELLAAKLAKREVVSAEEEEAVRAACYEAVGEIRRLSGRSMGAVDWFFFQNRTRCPEMTEPDCAACPADPVCGHRTRLFQPVFRTTAY; encoded by the coding sequence ATGAGCGCCCGGCCACGGCTCCTCGTGGTCGGGAGCCCCTCACTGGACCTCCTGCACCTCGGCGGCCGCTCCGTGCGGTCCGCCGGGGGCGCGGGACTCTACACGGCGCTCGCGGCGCAACGGGTCGGGGCCGACGTCACGGTCGTCGCGCCGCGGCCCGATCCCATGCCGGCGGAACTCGATCCGGCGGACCGCATCCTCGACTGGCGCGGGCCTCCCGTCCCGCCGTCGGCACTCCCCCACTTCGAGATCGAGTACTTCCCCGACGGCCGGACCGTCTATCGCCGGGCGGTGCGCGGTTCCGAGGGGGACATCCGTTACGGCGACATCCCCGACGCGGGGCCGGGCGCCTTCGCCTACGTCGTCCCCCTTCTCGACCCGGAGCTGCAGCTGGGGTTTGCTCGGCGGCTGGCCGAGGCGGGCGTGCGCGTGGGGTGCGGGACGTACGCGCCGGGGATCCGCGCGCACCGGGAGGTCGTCTCGCGGGTGGTGGAGGCGTCCCACTACTTCTTCTGCAACGAGGAGGAGGCCGGTCTCCTCTTCGGGTCTCTCGACCAGGTGGCGGTCCCGCCGGGGCGCGTGGTTTTCGTTACCCGGGGACCGCGGGGGGCTCGTGTCGTTCTGGGCGACCACTCGATCGATGTCCCCGCCCCCGAGGTCGAGGAGGTGGATCCCACGGGCGCCGGCGACACCTTCTGCGGGACGGCGCTGGCCCAGGTGGCGGCCGGAGACCATCCCGCCATCGCCGCGCGCGTCGCGGCGGCCTGCGCCGCGCAGACGGTGACGGGCATCGGTCCGGCGCCGCTCCTCGCGGACGGCCCGCCGCCGACGGTGCCGCGGGATGCTCGGGTCCGCCTCGACGGGGATCGTATCCGGCGGGTGGCCGCGGTCATCGCGACGGCCCCCGAGGCGGCGGCGTTCGCCTTCACCGGACCCGACTTCCCCGAACCCGGCGATCCGGCGGCGCTCGATTTCTTCTTCGCCGGGACCGTGCAGCAGTTCGGTTTCTGGCACGAGCGCGAGGGTCGCTACCGGGAACCCATGATCGCCTCTCTGGGGGGCCGGGCCCTCAAGGGGAGCGACTACCTGTGGGCAACCTACCTGCGCTGGGCCCGCGAGGCGCCGGACGCACTCACGCCCGCCGGCCAGGCCATCCTCGACGACGCGGCGTTCGACCGCCACCTCCGGGACGACGGAGGAGGCAACCCGCTCCCCGCCGGCGCCCTCCATCCGGGGTGCGCGCGGGCCTACGGCCGCGACATGCTGGGTCTCGGCCTGACGCCGGCGTCGCTCCTGGCCGAAGCCAACGTCACGGAGCGGCCCCTCGCCCGCTTTCTCGCGCGCCTCGACGCGGTCGGCGGCTACAAGGAGGACCCGTGGCGGAAGAAGTCCGCCCTCCTCGCGGCGATCCTCAGCCAGCGCCCGGAACGCTTCCTGCGGCTGGGGGAGGCGGAGGACGTGCCGCCGATCGTCGACTACCACTGCCAGCGCAGCTGCCTCCGGCTCGGCGTCGTGTCCGTGGACGACGAGCTGCTGGCCGCGAAGCTCGCGAAGCGGGAGGTTGTGAGCGCGGAAGAGGAGGAGGCCGTGCGCGCCGCCTGCTACGAGGCGGTCGGAGAGATCCGGCGCCTGAGCGGGCGCTCCATGGGGGCGGTGGACTGGTTCTTCTTTCAGAACCGGACCCGCTGCCCGGAGATGACGGAACCGGACTGCGCGGCGTGCCCCGCGGATCCCGTCTGCGGGCACCGCACCCGACTCTTCCAGCCGGTGTTTCGCACGACCGCGTATTGA
- a CDS encoding nuclear transport factor 2 family protein: MTQGLWIEGRRSGLAAAMAAVLAAGLATGGCRIVRLDGNGAPVADEGPDLAEQVASLLDRQAAAWNGGDLEGFMSAYSPSPTTTYIGSTGLIEGYDGIRERYAPGFAPSAARDSLRFEDLRVREVDERVGVATARYVLEREGTVTSTGPFTLVLLNLEGAWLIVHDQSAEDGGS; the protein is encoded by the coding sequence ATGACTCAAGGTCTGTGGATCGAGGGGCGAAGATCGGGACTCGCGGCGGCGATGGCGGCCGTCCTGGCGGCCGGACTCGCGACGGGGGGCTGCCGCATCGTGCGGCTGGACGGCAACGGCGCTCCGGTGGCGGACGAGGGGCCCGATCTCGCCGAGCAGGTCGCCTCCCTGCTCGACCGGCAGGCGGCGGCGTGGAACGGGGGCGACCTTGAGGGCTTCATGAGTGCCTACTCTCCATCTCCCACGACGACCTACATCGGATCGACGGGACTCATCGAAGGCTACGACGGGATTCGGGAGCGATACGCTCCGGGATTCGCGCCGAGCGCGGCGCGTGACAGTCTCCGCTTCGAGGACCTGCGGGTCCGGGAGGTGGATGAGCGGGTCGGTGTCGCGACGGCGCGCTACGTCCTCGAACGCGAGGGGACGGTCACCTCGACCGGGCCGTTCACGCTCGTCCTGCTGAACCTGGAAGGGGCGTGGCTCATCGTCCATGACCAGTCGGCCGAAGACGGCGGGAGCTGA
- a CDS encoding FAD-dependent oxidoreductase, translated as MRTFDYIIVGGGLAAVSAVDGIREIDREGSIAMFAEEADPPYHRPPLSKEFLQAEGAPRTLLHVKPVRWFEERADGLKLFTDAPVTRLDARSMTVHTAGGDAIRGGRILIATGGRAKRLEVPGSHLAGVSTLRTAADSEQLREMARGASRVVLVGAGFIGMELAASLSRFDVDAIVVEVEPRVWARVFPEAIAGFLRRYFEERGVGFMMGSSVAAFDGEGRLARVVLDSGEEISTDLAIVGVGMSPNDELGAEAGLAVQDGIVVDGFAETTAAHIYAAGDVARFPDPVGGELSRLEHWDHARAHGRHAGRNMAGAREAFDHLSYFFTHVFDLSINVFGETAEVDRTIVSGELGSGRSIVYCVTDNRLTGTILINATGAMEDCRALVRARPTVEDLLKEFEKPGVRPGELVG; from the coding sequence ATGCGAACCTTCGACTACATCATCGTGGGGGGCGGCCTCGCGGCGGTCTCGGCGGTGGACGGGATCCGGGAGATCGACCGAGAGGGCTCGATCGCCATGTTCGCCGAGGAGGCGGACCCACCCTATCACCGGCCTCCCCTGTCGAAGGAGTTCCTGCAGGCCGAGGGGGCGCCGCGGACCCTGCTGCACGTGAAGCCGGTGCGCTGGTTCGAGGAGCGGGCGGACGGGCTCAAACTGTTCACGGACGCGCCGGTGACGCGCCTGGATGCTCGCTCCATGACGGTCCACACGGCTGGCGGCGACGCGATTCGAGGCGGCCGCATTCTGATCGCCACGGGCGGGCGGGCGAAGCGGCTCGAGGTGCCGGGAAGCCACCTCGCGGGCGTGTCGACGCTGCGCACCGCCGCCGACTCCGAGCAGCTGCGCGAGATGGCCCGCGGGGCGTCGCGCGTCGTGCTCGTCGGCGCCGGCTTCATCGGGATGGAACTGGCCGCATCGCTGTCGAGGTTCGACGTCGATGCGATCGTCGTTGAGGTGGAGCCGCGGGTCTGGGCTCGGGTCTTCCCCGAGGCGATCGCGGGGTTCCTCCGCCGCTACTTCGAGGAGCGCGGCGTGGGCTTCATGATGGGCTCGAGCGTGGCCGCCTTCGATGGCGAGGGACGCCTTGCGCGGGTCGTGCTCGACAGCGGCGAGGAGATTTCGACCGACCTCGCGATCGTGGGCGTCGGGATGTCGCCGAACGATGAACTCGGCGCCGAAGCGGGCCTCGCGGTCCAGGACGGGATCGTGGTGGACGGGTTCGCGGAGACGACGGCCGCCCACATCTACGCGGCGGGCGACGTGGCCCGCTTCCCGGATCCCGTGGGAGGCGAACTCTCGCGCCTCGAGCACTGGGACCACGCCCGCGCCCACGGGCGTCACGCGGGCCGCAACATGGCCGGCGCCAGGGAGGCCTTCGACCACCTCTCCTATTTCTTCACGCACGTGTTCGATCTCAGTATCAACGTGTTCGGAGAGACCGCCGAAGTGGACCGCACGATCGTCTCCGGCGAACTCGGCTCCGGCCGCTCGATCGTGTACTGCGTGACGGACAACCGGCTCACCGGCACGATCCTCATCAACGCGACCGGCGCCATGGAGGACTGCCGGGCGCTGGTGCGCGCGCGCCCCACAGTCGAGGATCTGTTGAAGGAATTCGAGAAGCCGGGCGTGCGCCCCGGCGAACTCGTCGGATAG
- a CDS encoding intradiol ring-cleavage dioxygenase, with product MEHEDIERGRVLTRREVLAALGVGGGALAAGRWVLGTGTPLAAQADGIARALPACVAKPEQTEGPFFVDARLGRSDIRSDPSTGTVSEGIPLTLRFNVSQISQGDCAALPGALVDVWQCDADGVYSGVEDDGAPESARDRHFLRGYRHTDEDGVARFTTIYPGWYRGRAVHVHFKVRTDVSGQPYEFTSQLYFDEALTDRVHAQAPYAARGQRPVNNADDGIFRRDGGERLMAQVSETDHGYAATFDLGLDLTDAETGQPDGRSGRRGGAGRPGLG from the coding sequence ATGGAGCACGAGGACATCGAACGGGGTCGGGTACTGACGCGGCGCGAGGTTCTCGCCGCGCTCGGCGTCGGCGGGGGGGCGCTGGCCGCCGGTCGGTGGGTTCTGGGAACGGGCACCCCTCTCGCCGCCCAGGCGGACGGGATCGCCCGCGCGCTGCCCGCCTGCGTGGCGAAGCCCGAGCAGACCGAAGGGCCGTTTTTCGTCGACGCGCGGCTCGGGCGTTCGGACATCCGGTCCGATCCGTCGACCGGCACGGTGAGCGAGGGCATCCCGCTGACGCTCCGGTTCAACGTCTCACAGATTTCCCAGGGCGACTGTGCGGCGCTGCCCGGCGCGCTGGTCGACGTGTGGCAGTGCGACGCCGACGGCGTGTACTCGGGCGTGGAGGACGACGGCGCCCCCGAATCGGCGAGGGACCGGCATTTCCTCCGGGGCTATCGGCACACGGACGAGGACGGCGTGGCCCGGTTCACGACGATCTATCCGGGCTGGTACCGCGGGCGCGCGGTCCACGTACACTTCAAGGTGCGCACCGACGTTTCCGGGCAGCCGTACGAGTTCACCTCGCAGCTCTACTTCGACGAGGCGCTCACGGACCGCGTGCACGCGCAGGCGCCGTACGCGGCGCGCGGACAGCGCCCCGTGAACAACGCGGACGACGGCATCTTTCGCCGCGACGGTGGCGAGCGCCTGATGGCCCAGGTGAGCGAGACGGACCACGGATACGCCGCCACCTTCGACCTGGGCCTCGATCTCACGGACGCCGAGACCGGCCAGCCCGACGGCCGCAGCGGCAGACGCGGGGGAGCCGGGCGGCCCGGGCTGGGCTGA